Proteins encoded in a region of the Pseudomonas shahriarae genome:
- the rraA gene encoding ribonuclease E activity regulator RraA translates to MNHYVTPDLCDAYPDLVQVLEPMFANFGGRDSFGGQIVTVKCFEDNSRVKEQAELDGTGKVLVVDGGGSLRCALLGDMIADRAAKNGWEGLVIYGCVRDVDVLAQTDLGVQALASHPKKSHRQGVGDLGGAVTFAGVTFRPGEYVYADNNGVIVSPSPLKMPE, encoded by the coding sequence ATGAACCATTACGTTACCCCCGACCTGTGTGACGCCTACCCGGACCTGGTGCAGGTGCTGGAGCCGATGTTCGCCAACTTTGGTGGCCGGGACTCCTTCGGCGGCCAGATCGTGACCGTCAAGTGTTTTGAAGACAACTCCCGGGTCAAGGAACAGGCTGAGCTGGACGGCACCGGCAAAGTGCTGGTGGTCGACGGTGGTGGTTCGCTGCGCTGCGCCTTGCTGGGCGACATGATTGCTGATCGAGCGGCGAAAAATGGCTGGGAAGGCTTGGTGATCTACGGTTGTGTGCGTGACGTTGACGTGTTGGCGCAGACCGACCTGGGCGTGCAGGCCCTGGCCAGCCACCCGAAAAAGAGTCATCGCCAGGGTGTGGGCGACCTGGGCGGGGCCGTGACTTTTGCTGGCGTGACATTCCGTCCGGGCGAATATGTCTACGCCGACAATAACGGCGTGATTGTTTCGCCCAGCCCGCTGAAAATGCCGGAATAA
- a CDS encoding mechanosensitive ion channel family protein, whose amino-acid sequence MELDLWTQSLVTAMTALWTKVANFIPNLFGALVLVLLGFVVAKLLDTLLSKLLAKLGLDRLMAGTGLTKLLGRAGLQVPISTLIGKIVYWFVLLIFLVSAAQSLGLERVSATLDMLALYLPKVFGGALVLLVGVLLAQLANGLVRGAAEGVGLDYAGGLGRIAQGLVIIISISVAISQLEVKTDLLNHVIVIVLITVGLAVALAMGLGSRGIAGQILAGIYVRELYQVGQHVRVGEVEGQIEEIGTVKTTVLTDDGELVSLSNRVLLEQQVNSR is encoded by the coding sequence ATGGAACTTGATCTCTGGACACAGAGTCTGGTCACTGCAATGACTGCGTTGTGGACCAAGGTGGCGAATTTCATTCCCAACCTGTTTGGTGCGCTGGTGCTGGTATTGCTGGGTTTTGTCGTGGCCAAGCTGCTCGACACCCTGCTCTCCAAATTACTCGCCAAGCTGGGCCTCGATCGCCTGATGGCTGGCACCGGGTTGACCAAGCTGCTGGGGCGCGCCGGGCTGCAAGTGCCGATCTCTACGCTGATCGGCAAGATCGTCTATTGGTTTGTTTTGCTGATTTTTCTGGTTTCTGCGGCGCAATCACTTGGACTTGAGCGAGTTTCAGCTACGCTCGACATGCTTGCGCTGTATTTGCCGAAAGTATTCGGCGGCGCGCTGGTGTTGCTGGTGGGTGTGTTGCTGGCGCAACTGGCCAATGGGCTGGTGCGCGGCGCTGCCGAGGGTGTAGGCCTGGACTATGCCGGCGGCCTGGGGCGAATTGCCCAGGGCCTGGTGATCATCATCAGTATTTCGGTGGCGATCAGTCAACTGGAGGTCAAGACTGACCTGCTTAACCATGTGATTGTGATCGTTTTGATTACCGTTGGTCTGGCCGTTGCGCTGGCCATGGGGTTGGGAAGCCGGGGAATTGCCGGGCAGATTCTTGCGGGAATTTATGTGCGTGAGTTGTATCAGGTGGGGCAACACGTGCGTGTTGGCGAGGTCGAAGGGCAGATTGAAGAGATCGGTACGGTGAAAACCACGGTGCTGACCGATGATGGCGAACTAGTGTCGCTGTCCAATCGGGTTCTGCTGGAACAGCAGGTCAATAGCCGCTAA
- a CDS encoding OmpA family protein, with protein sequence MKLKNTLGLAIGSLIAATSFGVLAQGQGAVEGELFYKKQYNDSVKHIEDGFNPGARIGYFLTDDLSLNLSYDKTNHTRSTDGTGNQKIKGDTGSLVAQYHFGQAGVDSLRPYVEGGFGHQSRGNVRADGHTGRDQTTFATVGTGVKYYFTNNLYARAGVEADYGLDNGKWDYSALVGLGVNFGGNAGAAAPAPTPAPAPEPVPEPEAPVAQVVRVELDVKFDFDKAVVKPNSYGDVKNLADFMAQYPATNVEVAGHTDSVGPDAYNQKLSQRRADAVKQVLVKDGVAPSRITSVGYGESRPVADNATEAGRAVNRRVEASVEAQAQ encoded by the coding sequence ATGAAACTGAAAAACACCTTGGGCTTGGCCATTGGTTCTCTTATTGCCGCTACTTCTTTCGGCGTTCTGGCACAAGGCCAAGGCGCAGTTGAAGGCGAGCTGTTCTACAAGAAGCAGTACAACGATAGCGTCAAGCACATCGAAGACGGCTTCAATCCTGGCGCTCGCATCGGTTACTTCCTGACCGACGACCTGTCCTTGAACTTGTCCTACGACAAGACCAACCACACCCGTTCGACTGACGGTACTGGCAACCAGAAGATCAAAGGTGATACCGGCAGCCTCGTTGCTCAGTACCACTTCGGTCAAGCTGGCGTCGACTCCCTGCGTCCATACGTAGAAGGTGGTTTCGGTCACCAGAGCCGTGGCAACGTACGTGCTGACGGCCACACCGGTCGCGATCAGACTACTTTCGCTACCGTTGGTACCGGCGTTAAGTACTACTTCACCAACAACCTGTACGCTCGTGCCGGTGTTGAAGCTGACTACGGTCTGGACAACGGCAAGTGGGACTACTCCGCACTGGTCGGCCTGGGCGTAAACTTCGGCGGTAACGCTGGCGCAGCTGCTCCAGCTCCTACCCCAGCACCAGCTCCAGAGCCAGTTCCAGAGCCAGAAGCTCCGGTTGCTCAGGTTGTTCGTGTTGAGCTGGACGTGAAGTTCGACTTCGACAAGGCCGTTGTTAAGCCTAACAGCTACGGCGACGTGAAAAACCTGGCCGACTTCATGGCTCAGTACCCAGCTACCAACGTAGAAGTTGCTGGTCACACTGACTCCGTCGGTCCAGACGCCTACAACCAGAAGCTGTCCCAGCGTCGTGCTGACGCTGTTAAGCAAGTCCTGGTTAAAGATGGCGTAGCTCCTAGCCGTATCACTTCGGTTGGTTACGGCGAATCCCGCCCAGTTGCTGACAACGCAACTGAAGCTGGTCGCGCTGTTAACCGTCGTGTAGAAGCGTCGGTTGAAGCTCAAGCTCAGTAA
- the sigX gene encoding RNA polymerase sigma factor SigX encodes MNKAQTLSTRYDPRELSDEELVARAHTELFHVTRAYEELMRRYQRTLFNVCSRYLGNDRDADDVCQEVMLKVLYGLKNFEGKSKFKTWLYSITYNECITQYRKERRKRRLMDALSLDPLEEASEEKTPAPEEKGGLDRWLVHVNPIDREILVLRFVAELEFQEIADIMHMGLSATKMRYKRALDKLREKFADSTET; translated from the coding sequence TTGAATAAAGCCCAAACGCTGTCCACGCGCTATGACCCCCGTGAGCTCTCTGATGAGGAGTTGGTCGCGCGCGCGCACACGGAGCTGTTTCACGTAACACGCGCGTACGAAGAATTGATGCGCAGGTATCAACGCACTCTGTTCAACGTTTGTTCAAGGTATTTAGGGAACGATCGTGATGCGGATGATGTCTGTCAGGAAGTGATGCTCAAGGTGTTGTATGGCCTGAAGAACTTCGAGGGTAAATCGAAGTTCAAAACCTGGCTCTACAGCATCACGTACAACGAGTGCATCACGCAGTATCGTAAGGAACGGCGAAAGCGTCGCTTGATGGACGCGTTGAGCCTTGACCCCCTTGAGGAGGCGTCTGAAGAAAAGACGCCGGCACCCGAGGAGAAGGGCGGGCTTGATCGCTGGTTGGTGCATGTGAACCCAATTGACCGGGAAATTCTGGTGCTACGATTTGTCGCAGAACTGGAATTTCAGGAAATTGCTGACATTATGCATATGGGTTTGAGTGCTACAAAAATGCGTTACAAACGTGCTCTTGATAAATTACGTGAGAAATTTGCGGACAGTACTGAAACTTAG
- a CDS encoding zinc transporter ZntB has translation MFEEENAQWGLVHALVLDGKGGARSIARTELDDLQLQPQESLWLHWDRSHPQTQTWLRKSSGLSEFACDLLLEENTRPRLLPLPDDELLLFLRGINLNPGAEPEDMVSVRIFAAAERVISLRLRPLRATDELLVQLADGKGPKSASELILYMAQYLTHKVQDLVSDLSEIVDIEEEKLDADERYTPEHGNVLQIRRRAAALKRFLAPQRDIFAQLTRIKLPWFVDDDADYWNELNNSLTRYLEELELSRERVGLVLEAEDRRLSVRMNRTMYRFGIITGIFLPMSFLTGLLGINVGGIPFSESPYGFVVACLLMLSVALGQWWLFRRLRWV, from the coding sequence ATGTTCGAGGAAGAAAACGCGCAGTGGGGGCTGGTGCATGCCCTGGTGCTGGACGGTAAAGGTGGTGCGCGTTCGATTGCCCGGACCGAGCTTGACGACCTGCAACTGCAGCCCCAGGAAAGCCTGTGGCTGCATTGGGACCGCAGTCATCCCCAGACCCAGACCTGGTTGCGCAAATCCAGTGGCCTGAGCGAATTCGCCTGTGACCTGCTGCTGGAGGAGAACACCCGCCCGCGGCTGTTGCCGTTGCCGGACGACGAATTGCTGCTGTTTCTGCGCGGGATCAACCTCAATCCGGGGGCTGAGCCGGAAGACATGGTGTCGGTGCGTATCTTCGCCGCGGCTGAACGGGTCATCTCCCTGCGTCTACGACCCTTGCGCGCCACCGACGAGTTGCTGGTGCAGTTGGCGGATGGAAAAGGCCCCAAGAGCGCTTCCGAGCTGATCTTGTACATGGCGCAGTACCTGACTCATAAAGTGCAGGATCTGGTCAGCGACCTGTCTGAAATCGTCGATATTGAAGAAGAAAAACTGGATGCCGACGAACGGTATACACCGGAACATGGCAACGTCCTGCAGATCCGTCGGCGTGCTGCTGCGCTCAAGCGTTTTCTGGCTCCGCAGCGGGATATTTTTGCGCAACTGACACGTATAAAATTGCCCTGGTTTGTCGATGACGATGCCGACTATTGGAATGAATTGAATAACAGCCTGACCCGTTACCTGGAAGAGCTGGAACTGAGCCGGGAGCGCGTGGGGCTGGTGCTGGAGGCCGAGGATCGGCGTTTGAGCGTGCGTATGAACCGCACCATGTACCGCTTCGGGATCATCACCGGGATCTTTTTGCCGATGAGTTTCCTGACCGGTTTGCTGGGGATCAACGTCGGGGGGATTCCGTTCTCCGAGAGTCCCTATGGATTCGTGGTGGCCTGCCTGTTGATGCTGTCGGTGGCCCTTGGACAATGGTGGTTGTTTCGACGTTTACGCTGGGTTTGA
- a CDS encoding alpha/beta fold hydrolase, giving the protein MQSSSNLFPVALISAERRGDLSEDVYRLKPGNSPDGTVELAVTRLGLADVAQSRGIPVVLVHGSFSNRRFWYSPKGIGLGAYLARQGFDVWIPEMRGHGLSRRNHDYAKNRVADYARYDLPAIAAFVREQSAQIPHWIGHSLGGTTLAAALGGQYLGAPAVASVALFGCQVSRTYWPLKIPPVEWGGRLILKRFAQLSGSRLKRGPEDEPIGLALESMRWHGLFGRFGDAERDWWKGLAEVDVPLLAVSAAGDHQDPDWACRKLFDQVGSEHRQYLCLGRKQGFSGDFGHVEMLVSKAAQAEVWPLVQRWLNDPLTPLVGSQAPVLESV; this is encoded by the coding sequence ATGCAAAGCAGCAGCAACCTGTTTCCCGTCGCCTTGATCAGCGCTGAGCGTCGTGGCGACCTGAGTGAAGATGTCTATCGCCTCAAGCCTGGCAACAGCCCGGATGGCACCGTAGAACTGGCGGTGACACGCCTGGGCCTGGCCGATGTCGCGCAAAGCCGTGGCATACCGGTGGTGTTGGTGCATGGCAGCTTTTCCAATCGGCGGTTCTGGTATTCGCCCAAAGGTATTGGCCTGGGGGCGTACCTGGCGCGCCAGGGCTTTGATGTGTGGATCCCGGAGATGCGCGGCCACGGGCTTTCCCGACGTAACCACGACTACGCCAAGAATCGCGTCGCCGACTATGCTCGTTACGACTTGCCAGCCATCGCTGCTTTTGTGCGTGAGCAAAGCGCGCAGATTCCGCACTGGATCGGCCACTCGCTGGGTGGTACGACTTTGGCGGCAGCCTTGGGTGGCCAGTATCTGGGCGCGCCGGCTGTCGCGTCGGTGGCGCTGTTTGGCTGCCAGGTCAGTCGTACTTACTGGCCGTTGAAAATTCCGCCGGTGGAGTGGGGAGGGCGCTTGATTTTGAAGCGTTTTGCCCAACTCTCCGGTTCGCGGCTCAAGCGTGGGCCGGAAGATGAGCCCATCGGCCTGGCCTTGGAAAGCATGCGCTGGCACGGTTTGTTCGGGCGTTTTGGCGATGCCGAGCGCGACTGGTGGAAAGGCCTGGCTGAGGTCGATGTGCCGCTGCTGGCAGTGAGTGCCGCAGGCGATCATCAAGACCCGGACTGGGCCTGCCGCAAGCTGTTTGACCAGGTCGGCAGCGAGCACCGCCAATACCTGTGCCTGGGGCGCAAGCAGGGGTTCAGCGGTGATTTCGGGCATGTCGAAATGCTGGTCAGCAAAGCCGCCCAGGCCGAAGTATGGCCATTGGTGCAGCGTTGGTTGAATGATCCACTGACACCTTTGGTCGGCTCGCAGGCGCCTGTGCTCGAGAGCGTCTGA
- the ppsA gene encoding phosphoenolpyruvate synthase, translating into MVEYVVSLDKLGVHDVEHVGGKNASLGEMISNLAGAGVSVPGGFATTAQAYRDFLELSGLNDQIHAALDALDVDDVNALAKTGAQIRQWIMEAEFPEKLNAEIRTAFATLSAGNPDMAVAVRSSATAEDLPDASFAGQQETFLNIRGVENVIRAAKEVFASLFNDRAISYRVHQGFDHKLVALSAGVQRMVRSETGTAGVMFTLDTESGFRDVVFITGAYGLGETVVQGAVNPDEFYVHKHTLEAGRPAILRRNLGSKAIKMIYGDEAKAGRSVKTVDVDKAERARFCLSDAEVSELAKQAMIIEKHYKCPMDIEWAKDGDDGKLYIVQARPETVKSRTSANVMERYLLKETGTVLVEGRAIGQRIGAGKVRIIKDVSEMDKVQPGDVLVSDMTDPDWEPVMKRASAIVTNRGGRTCHAAIIARELGIPAVVGCGNATQLLKDGQGVTVSCAEGDTGFIFEGELGFDIKQNSIDAMPDLPFKIMMNVGNPDRAFDFAQLPNAGVGLARLEFIINRMIGVHPKALLNYDGLPVEIKDSVDKRIAGYNDPVGFYVEKLVEGISTLAAAFWPKKVIVRLSDFKSNEYANLIGGKLYEPEEENPMLGFRGASRYISEAFRDCFELECRALKRVRNEMGLTNVEIMVPFVRTLGEASQVVDLLAENGLTRGENGLRVIMMCELPSNAILAEEFLEFFDGFSIGSNDLTQLTLGLDRDSGIIAHLFDERNPAVKKLLANAIQACNKAGKYIGICGQGPSDHPDLAKWLMEQGIESVSLNPDSVLETWFFLAEGQASA; encoded by the coding sequence TTGGTAGAGTACGTAGTTTCCCTCGATAAGCTCGGCGTCCATGATGTAGAGCATGTGGGGGGCAAGAACGCATCCCTCGGCGAGATGATCAGTAATCTTGCGGGCGCTGGTGTTTCGGTGCCCGGTGGTTTCGCCACCACCGCCCAGGCATACCGCGATTTCCTCGAACTGAGCGGCCTCAACGACCAGATCCACGCTGCCCTGGACGCGCTCGACGTCGATGACGTCAACGCCCTGGCCAAGACCGGCGCACAGATCCGTCAGTGGATCATGGAAGCCGAGTTCCCCGAGAAGCTCAACGCAGAAATTCGCACCGCCTTCGCCACCCTGTCGGCCGGCAACCCGGACATGGCTGTCGCCGTGCGCTCCTCGGCCACCGCCGAAGACTTGCCCGACGCCTCCTTCGCCGGCCAGCAGGAAACCTTCCTGAATATCCGTGGCGTGGAAAACGTCATCCGTGCAGCCAAGGAAGTATTTGCCTCGCTGTTCAACGATCGCGCTATTTCCTACCGTGTGCACCAGGGTTTCGACCACAAACTGGTGGCCCTGTCTGCCGGCGTGCAGCGCATGGTGCGTTCGGAAACCGGGACGGCCGGCGTGATGTTCACCCTGGACACCGAATCGGGCTTCCGTGACGTGGTATTTATTACCGGCGCCTACGGCCTGGGCGAAACCGTCGTACAAGGCGCGGTCAACCCGGACGAGTTCTACGTGCACAAGCACACCCTTGAAGCCGGCCGCCCGGCGATCCTGCGCCGCAACCTGGGCAGCAAGGCTATCAAGATGATCTACGGCGACGAGGCCAAGGCCGGTCGCTCGGTGAAAACCGTTGATGTCGACAAGGCCGAGCGTGCGCGTTTCTGCCTCAGCGATGCCGAAGTCAGCGAATTGGCCAAGCAGGCGATGATCATCGAGAAGCACTACAAGTGCCCGATGGACATCGAATGGGCCAAGGATGGCGACGACGGCAAGCTGTACATCGTCCAGGCCCGCCCGGAAACCGTGAAAAGCCGTACTTCGGCCAATGTCATGGAACGCTACCTGTTGAAAGAAACCGGCACCGTGCTGGTGGAAGGCCGTGCCATCGGCCAGCGCATCGGCGCGGGCAAGGTGCGGATCATCAAGGACGTGTCCGAGATGGACAAGGTCCAGCCAGGTGACGTGCTGGTCTCCGACATGACCGACCCGGACTGGGAACCGGTGATGAAGCGCGCCAGCGCCATCGTCACCAACCGTGGCGGGCGTACCTGCCACGCGGCGATCATCGCCCGTGAACTGGGGATCCCAGCGGTTGTCGGTTGTGGCAACGCCACCCAATTGCTCAAGGACGGCCAGGGCGTTACCGTTTCCTGCGCCGAAGGCGATACCGGCTTCATCTTTGAAGGTGAGCTGGGCTTCGATATCAAGCAAAACTCCATCGACGCCATGCCCGACCTGCCGTTCAAGATCATGATGAACGTCGGCAACCCCGACCGCGCCTTTGATTTTGCGCAGTTGCCGAACGCCGGTGTGGGCCTGGCCCGCCTGGAATTCATCATCAACCGCATGATCGGCGTGCACCCCAAGGCCCTGTTGAACTACGACGGCCTGCCGGTGGAAATCAAGGACAGCGTCGACAAGCGCATTGCCGGCTACAACGATCCGGTAGGTTTCTACGTCGAGAAGCTGGTGGAAGGCATCAGCACCCTGGCGGCGGCGTTCTGGCCGAAGAAAGTCATCGTGCGCCTGTCGGACTTCAAGTCCAACGAATACGCGAACCTGATCGGCGGCAAGCTTTACGAGCCGGAAGAAGAGAACCCGATGCTGGGCTTCCGTGGCGCCTCGCGTTATATCAGCGAAGCATTCCGCGATTGCTTCGAGCTTGAGTGCCGCGCCCTCAAGCGTGTGCGCAACGAGATGGGCCTGACCAACGTCGAGATAATGGTGCCCTTTGTGCGCACCCTGGGCGAAGCGAGCCAGGTCGTTGACCTGCTGGCCGAGAACGGTCTGACCCGTGGTGAAAACGGCCTGCGCGTGATCATGATGTGCGAGCTGCCGTCCAACGCCATCCTCGCCGAAGAGTTCCTGGAGTTCTTCGACGGTTTCTCCATCGGCTCCAACGACCTGACCCAGTTGACCCTGGGCCTGGATCGCGACTCCGGGATCATCGCGCACCTGTTTGACGAGCGTAACCCTGCGGTCAAGAAGCTGCTGGCCAACGCCATCCAGGCCTGTAACAAGGCCGGCAAGTACATCGGGATCTGCGGCCAAGGCCCTTCCGATCACCCGGACCTGGCCAAATGGCTGATGGAACAGGGCATCGAAAGCGTCTCGCTGAACCCCGATTCCGTGCTGGAAACCTGGTTCTTCCTGGCTGAAGGTCAAGCCTCGGCGTAA
- the ppsR gene encoding posphoenolpyruvate synthetase regulatory kinase/phosphorylase PpsR — translation MKRSAFFISDGTGITAETLGQSLLAQFESITFAKFTRPYIDNVDKARAMVQQINLAAEKDGMRPIIFDTIVNQDIREILATSNGFMIDIFSTFLAPLEQELSEHSSYSVGKSHSIGHNSNYMERIEAVNFALDNDDGARTHYYDKADLILVGVSRCGKTPTCLYMAMQFGIRAANYPLTEDDMERLQLPAVLRTHQHKLFGLTIDPDRLTAIRNERKPNSRYSSYAQCEFEVREVENLFRRENIAHINSTHFSVEEISAKILVEKGVERRFK, via the coding sequence ATGAAACGATCTGCTTTCTTTATCTCCGACGGCACCGGCATTACCGCCGAAACCCTGGGTCAAAGCCTGCTCGCGCAGTTCGAAAGCATCACCTTCGCCAAATTCACCCGGCCTTATATCGATAACGTGGATAAAGCGCGGGCCATGGTACAACAAATCAATCTGGCCGCCGAAAAAGACGGTATGCGCCCGATCATTTTCGACACCATCGTCAATCAGGACATCCGTGAGATCCTCGCGACCTCCAATGGTTTCATGATCGACATCTTCTCGACCTTCCTCGCGCCCCTGGAACAGGAGCTGAGTGAACATTCCTCATACTCCGTGGGCAAGTCCCATTCCATTGGCCATAACTCCAACTACATGGAGCGGATCGAGGCGGTCAACTTCGCCCTGGACAACGACGACGGCGCCCGCACCCACTACTACGACAAGGCCGACCTGATCCTGGTCGGCGTGTCGCGCTGCGGCAAGACCCCGACCTGCCTGTACATGGCCATGCAATTCGGCATCCGTGCGGCCAACTACCCGCTGACCGAAGACGATATGGAACGCCTGCAACTGCCGGCGGTGCTGCGCACCCATCAGCACAAGCTGTTTGGCCTGACCATCGACCCGGACCGGCTGACGGCGATCCGTAACGAACGCAAGCCCAACAGCCGTTATTCGAGCTATGCCCAGTGCGAGTTCGAGGTCCGGGAAGTGGAAAATCTGTTCCGCCGGGAAAACATTGCGCACATCAATTCCACGCACTTTTCGGTGGAAGAGATTTCGGCAAAGATCCTTGTGGAAAAGGGTGTTGAGCGGCGCTTCAAATAA